In Odocoileus virginianus isolate 20LAN1187 ecotype Illinois chromosome 5, Ovbor_1.2, whole genome shotgun sequence, a single window of DNA contains:
- the LOC110125760 gene encoding uncharacterized protein C1orf226 homolog isoform X5, translating into MLCPRSVWLPVAQTGDDTPHVVGRYIKRVSLSFVSHLLSEPLSRTVDHSMFENLNTALTPKLQASRSFPHLSRPTAPSSAAQGSAESGGPGLWVGSSQHLKSLGKAVGAKVNDFLRRKEPSSLGSVGATEVNKTAGAQLASGADGDDGRSALQEAFPRLDPPPPTTRKRTPRALKTTQDMLISSQPVLSSLEYGTELSSGQPQVLSSAQPSPADASQPEATTEVVDRGDALPNGEASVSVPDLIHKDSQDDPKLKATECRRASSPGLMERNGLKLSLSPISLAESLEDGSPPPRARTSSVDNEGPHPDLLSFE; encoded by the exons ATGCTGTGTCCTCGCAGTGTGTGGTTGCCGGTGGCCCAGACAGGAGACGACACTCCCCACGTGGTCGGTCGCTACATAAAACGTGTCTCTCTCTCGTTTGTTTCCCACCTGCTTTCCGAGCCCCTTTCTCGGACAG TCGACCACAGCATGTTTGAGAACCTGAACACAGCCCTCACTCCCAAGCTCCAGGCGAGCCGCTCCTTCCCCCACTTGTCCAGGCCGACGGCCCCCAGCTCTGCTGCTCAGGGGTCTGCGGAGTCCGGGGGGCCTGGACTCTGGGTGGGCAGCAGTCAGCACCTCAAGAGCCTGGGCAAAGCAGTAGGGGCCAAAGTGAATGACTTCCTGCGGAGAAAGGAACCCTCGAGCCTGGGCAGCGTGGGCGCGACAGAGGTCAACAAGACGGCGGGGGCCCAGCTGGCCAGCGGGGCTGACGGGGATGACGGAAG GTCAGCCCTGCAAGAAGCATTCCCTCGGCTGGAtcctccacctcccaccaccaGGAAGCGAACCCCTCGGGCCCTGAAGACCACCCAGGACATGCTGATTTCATCACAGCCTGTCCTAAGCAGTCTGGAGTATGGGACAGAGCTGTCATCTGGGCAGCCCCAGGTCTTGTCTTCCGCCCAACCCAGCCCAGCCGATGCTTCCCAGCCAGAGGCCACCACGGAGGTGGTGGACAGGGGCGACGCTCTGCCGAATGGAGAGGCTTCCGTGTCGGTACCTGACCTCATCCACAAGGACAGCCAGGACGACCCCAAACTCAAGGCGACTGAGTGCCGAAGGGCCTCCTCCCCTGGCCTCATGGAGAGAAATGGCCTCAAACTCAGCCTGAGCCCCATCAGCCTGGCCGAGTCTCTGGAGGACGGCAGCCCGCCTCCCCGGGCGCGGACCTCCAGCGTTGACAATGAGGGCCCTCACCCAGACCTGCTGTCCTTTGAGTAG